Within Deltaproteobacteria bacterium, the genomic segment GCAAACTGCACGCTGGTCTTAGCAAGATCTTCGAGAACGCACAGCACTACTATAGTAGCAGTCTCCCCATCGCTATGGGCATATTTTTTGGCCGTCCGAAAAGCAGAAAAGGATTCGGGTGAAAGATCGGTAGTAACGATAATCTTTTTCATAAAATTTAATCCACAAAATAAAAAGTTTTACAGCAGATACTGCAATAAAGTCAATTATTAGGGCGACAGCTCACAATATTCTCTAGTTTGTTTAACAAATCTGGCAAGTAATCGGTTACAATTTTCCAAACTATGGTTGTATCGACGCCAAAATAATGATGCACCACAATATGACGAGAGCGAATTATTTTTTTGCCATTCTACCTCAGGGCATGTCCGCGAAATATCCTCAGATCGCGCTTAGACATAGTTTATCTGTTGTTCAATAGCCTTCAACAACTCGGGCTTTAGAGCCTTTTTGGAAACCAAATCCACAGAGCCACCCAGAAGCTTTTCTAATTCAAGCACCAGATCCACTATCTCCATTCCAATGGGCCGATTAAATTCTACAAGTATATCAATATCGCTATTCGGCCGTTGCATTCCCTCAGCATACGACCCAAAAAGCCCGATGGCATTAAGGCCATATTACTGGCTAGCCTTCGCTTTGTTATCGAAAGAAGCCTCAAAATCTCGTCCTTAGTCATAGACAAATTCCTTAGACCCAAATACCGAAAGCCATGGCTAAGCAAATTCAAAAAAGCAATTTATTTTATTATTTTATTTACCTGCGCAAACTAAGTCAAGAATTACTAACTAAGTGCCTTCGCGCCAATTACATATTCCCGTAACGCTCCCACTAAATATAACGAACCAGTAACCACTAT encodes:
- a CDS encoding DUF86 domain-containing protein, with translation MVHHYFGVDTTIVWKIVTDYLPDLLNKLENIVSCRPNN
- a CDS encoding nucleotidyltransferase domain-containing protein; the encoded protein is MQRPNSDIDILVEFNRPIGMEIVDLVLELEKLLGGSVDLVSKKALKPELLKAIEQQINYV
- a CDS encoding universal stress protein; amino-acid sequence: MKKIIVTTDLSPESFSAFRTAKKYAHSDGETATIVVLCVLEDLAKTSVQFA